A stretch of the Ornithodoros turicata isolate Travis chromosome 4, ASM3712646v1, whole genome shotgun sequence genome encodes the following:
- the LOC135390659 gene encoding uncharacterized protein LOC135390659 isoform X1 yields the protein MQHRLPCNPRPPRRKSSQLGPSFSATVFARLLRTCITRSPFGATKVTAALYKTDVSHRCWNALPKSQWHASCVMDCDAESNRISARLRRMHFSMSNWASRKIKGVLSFSSTRRQQSRKSVDAGTQTHLSGDVVSADNKSVQSRYRLRRPICPTYDADRNQYPAVLLDRKDRFQQHWFIEPIVATITEVLQYPWGTDALFMCALVLLAAVCVVAYYVIFVVIPIMALGVLLAIVNSAIFERSLATNVRRLLS from the exons ATGCAACATCGTCTGCCATGTAACCCGCGACCCCCGCGACGCAAAAGCTCACAGCTGGGCCCATCTTTTTCTGCCACCGTTTTCGCGCGCCTTCTGCGCACATGCATTACACGTTCTCCATTCGGTGCAACAAAAGTAACAGCTGCCCTGTACAAGACAGACGTGAGTCACCG TTGTTGGAACGCCCTGCCAAAGAGCCAGTGGCACGCCAGCTGTGTCATGGACTGTGATGCAGAATCCAACAGAATCAGTGCACGCCTGCGTCG CATGCACTTCTCCATGTCAAACTGGGCGAGCCGAAAGATAAAAGGGGTGCTCAGCTTTAGTTCAACGAGGCGACAGCAGAGCAGGAAGTCTGTCGACGCCGG AACGCAGACCCACCTGTCTGGCGATGTCGTCTCGGCGGACAACAAAAGTGTGCAGTCTCGGTACAGATTGCGTCGGCCAATCTGTCCTAC CTACGACGCCGATCGAAACCAATACCCGGCAGTCTTGCTTGACCGCAAAGACCGTTTCCAACAGCACTGGTTCATCGAACCTATCGTCGCCACGATCACCGAAGTTCTACAGTATCCGTGGGGAACTGACGCCCTCTTCATGTGCGCCCTCGTCTTATTGGCTGCCGTTTGTGTCGTCGCCTACTACGTCATATTCGTGGTCATCCCCATCATGGCACTCGGTGTCTTATTGGCCATTGTCAACTCTGCCATCTTCGAACGCAGTTTGGCAACAAACGTTCGACGTCTTCTAAGCTGA
- the LOC135390659 gene encoding uncharacterized protein LOC135390659 isoform X2 produces the protein MDCDAESNRISARLRRMHFSMSNWASRKIKGVLSFSSTRRQQSRKSVDAGTQTHLSGDVVSADNKSVQSRYRLRRPICPTYDADRNQYPAVLLDRKDRFQQHWFIEPIVATITEVLQYPWGTDALFMCALVLLAAVCVVAYYVIFVVIPIMALGVLLAIVNSAIFERSLATNVRRLLS, from the exons ATGGACTGTGATGCAGAATCCAACAGAATCAGTGCACGCCTGCGTCG CATGCACTTCTCCATGTCAAACTGGGCGAGCCGAAAGATAAAAGGGGTGCTCAGCTTTAGTTCAACGAGGCGACAGCAGAGCAGGAAGTCTGTCGACGCCGG AACGCAGACCCACCTGTCTGGCGATGTCGTCTCGGCGGACAACAAAAGTGTGCAGTCTCGGTACAGATTGCGTCGGCCAATCTGTCCTAC CTACGACGCCGATCGAAACCAATACCCGGCAGTCTTGCTTGACCGCAAAGACCGTTTCCAACAGCACTGGTTCATCGAACCTATCGTCGCCACGATCACCGAAGTTCTACAGTATCCGTGGGGAACTGACGCCCTCTTCATGTGCGCCCTCGTCTTATTGGCTGCCGTTTGTGTCGTCGCCTACTACGTCATATTCGTGGTCATCCCCATCATGGCACTCGGTGTCTTATTGGCCATTGTCAACTCTGCCATCTTCGAACGCAGTTTGGCAACAAACGTTCGACGTCTTCTAAGCTGA